The Deinococcus koreensis genome window below encodes:
- a CDS encoding DegV family protein — MTIAIVTDSTSDLNTHLCARHGIESVPLYVLFDGKMHKDGLEITPPDLFAGLKAGKKTPSTSQPSPAEFAGAYSRALEKADQVLSIHISGLLSGTVGSARLAAQEFDGRVTVLDTASVSMGLGMRVLRAAELAAQGRSVPEIVEALERVGSQADLRFTVDTLDFLRINGRIGGAQALLGGLLNIKPILVVKGGRVESGGRVRGHKKAIQDLVEHVQKYAAAHAGTRAAFLYTVGGEAFVQEVRSGLSGVAFDDLGEHSIGAVVATHAGPGAVGVALEPLSA; from the coding sequence ATGACCATCGCCATCGTCACTGATTCGACGAGTGACCTGAATACGCATCTGTGTGCCCGCCACGGCATCGAGAGCGTGCCTCTATACGTGCTGTTCGACGGCAAGATGCACAAGGACGGCCTGGAGATCACCCCGCCGGATCTGTTCGCGGGTCTGAAAGCGGGAAAGAAGACCCCCAGCACCAGCCAGCCCAGTCCGGCCGAATTTGCTGGGGCCTACTCGCGCGCCCTGGAAAAGGCCGATCAGGTGCTCAGCATTCATATCAGCGGCCTGCTCTCGGGCACCGTCGGGAGTGCCCGGCTGGCGGCCCAGGAATTCGATGGCCGGGTGACCGTGCTGGACACGGCCTCGGTCAGCATGGGTCTGGGGATGCGGGTGCTGCGCGCCGCCGAGCTGGCGGCCCAGGGGCGCAGCGTGCCCGAGATCGTGGAGGCGCTGGAGCGCGTCGGCTCACAGGCCGACCTGCGGTTTACGGTCGACACCCTGGACTTCCTGCGGATCAACGGCCGGATTGGCGGGGCCCAGGCGCTGCTGGGCGGCCTGCTGAACATCAAGCCCATCCTGGTGGTCAAGGGCGGCCGGGTGGAGTCGGGGGGGCGGGTGCGCGGCCACAAGAAGGCCATTCAGGATCTGGTCGAACATGTCCAGAAATACGCGGCAGCCCACGCCGGCACGCGGGCCGCCTTCCTGTACACCGTGGGCGGCGAGGCCTTCGTTCAGGAGGTGCGCTCGGGCCTGAGCGGCGTGGCCTTCGACGATCTGGGCGAACACTCGATCGGGGCGGTCGTGGCCACCCACGCGGGGCCAGGGGCGGTGGGCGTGGCCCTGGAACCGCTGAGTGCCTGA
- a CDS encoding serine hydrolase: protein MPLHSILCASPARPGWLLALLLLLGLGSGCRPRTVGEGGTTPGRVILPRAAVPATPEVSPPAGRSRTLRRTDGCLEPAPRVAKAPPPPLALSGRLGLWVAQIDPRTLEPVRAVGTNPDSVFPLASAYKQAVLWALLREFDQGRISPTERFTVTRQNQSLGAYPFDGTNVRALSERMIQSSDNTATDILHRRVGLQRVQSVADDLGLCLTRLILPTRDWWVAQSGLSATFNGTRQWAGARGEQRAALAGRIDQDARKYRADDVQRKLDVYFDHQYTPDDDLRAHNISTPYEFSTLIAHEFLRPGLSSRAQAWQREVMALGLGRSALRAGREGRVAWFGGKGGNGWRILSYTGYFRTKDGRHVVFAFMQHGADQTYTMPNSRRAFAWISAGVDAVLGSEGAPLTAKR, encoded by the coding sequence GTGCCCCTCCATTCAATCCTCTGCGCTTCCCCGGCCCGCCCCGGCTGGCTGCTGGCGCTCCTGCTGCTGCTGGGCCTGGGCAGCGGCTGCCGGCCCAGGACGGTGGGGGAGGGCGGCACCACGCCCGGGCGCGTGATCCTTCCGCGCGCCGCCGTGCCGGCCACACCCGAGGTCAGCCCCCCCGCGGGGCGCTCCCGGACCTTGCGCCGCACCGACGGCTGTCTGGAGCCGGCGCCGCGGGTGGCCAAGGCGCCTCCGCCCCCGCTCGCGCTGAGCGGCCGGCTGGGGCTCTGGGTGGCGCAGATCGATCCGCGCACGCTGGAGCCGGTTCGCGCGGTCGGCACCAACCCCGACAGCGTGTTCCCGCTCGCCAGCGCCTACAAGCAGGCGGTGCTCTGGGCGCTGCTGCGCGAGTTCGACCAGGGGCGGATTTCCCCCACGGAGCGCTTCACCGTGACCCGCCAGAACCAGTCGCTGGGGGCCTATCCCTTCGACGGCACCAACGTCCGGGCGCTGTCGGAGCGGATGATCCAGTCCAGCGACAACACGGCCACCGACATCCTGCACCGCCGGGTGGGTCTGCAGCGTGTCCAGAGCGTGGCCGACGATCTGGGCCTGTGCCTCACGCGGCTGATCCTGCCGACCCGCGACTGGTGGGTGGCGCAGTCGGGCCTCTCGGCGACCTTCAACGGCACCCGACAGTGGGCCGGGGCGCGCGGCGAACAGCGGGCCGCGCTGGCCGGGCGGATCGACCAGGACGCCCGGAAGTACCGTGCGGATGACGTGCAGCGCAAACTGGACGTGTATTTCGACCACCAATACACCCCGGACGACGATCTGCGCGCCCACAACATCAGCACTCCCTACGAGTTCTCCACCCTGATCGCCCACGAGTTCCTGCGCCCCGGCCTCTCCAGCCGCGCCCAGGCCTGGCAGCGCGAGGTGATGGCCCTGGGCCTGGGCCGCTCGGCGCTCCGGGCCGGCCGGGAGGGCAGGGTCGCTTGGTTCGGCGGCAAGGGCGGCAACGGCTGGCGCATCCTGAGCTACACGGGTTATTTCCGCACCAAGGATGGCCGGCATGTGGTCTTCGCCTTCATGCAGCACGGCGCCGACCAGACCTACACCATGCCGAACAGCCGCCGCGCCTTCGCCTGGATCAGCGCCGGAGTGGACGCCGTGCTGGGTTCGGAAGGCGCCCCACTGACGGCCAAGCGCTGA
- a CDS encoding DHH family phosphoesterase, with the protein MTPQNVSNAGYADDVRNVAATLNAHAGPLVLLAHENPDGDALGSVLGLARALRSQGRTVLAPMVVPRYLRFLTQPGELCEPLDEWPQGALAVVLDVDNNDPARVAGADLTTFRGPVVNIDHHGTNRRQAAAGVVDPATPATAMIVSDVIDAMGLPWTEAVATPLMLGLNTDTGSFRFSSVTPQAFECAAHLLRQGARLAWLNEHLGRHPRTYYGLLREVLGTLEFLHGGRVVLARVDDAMLTRTGASWEDVESYVGLLRSAEGAELAVMVKDFGEQVKLSIRSLGGVSAQNVAVALGGGGHVSAAGASVAGSYASVRQRLDAALAAELRQADASAV; encoded by the coding sequence ATGACTCCGCAGAATGTCTCCAATGCGGGCTACGCCGACGATGTGCGGAATGTCGCGGCCACCTTGAACGCCCACGCCGGGCCGCTGGTGCTCCTGGCCCATGAAAATCCCGACGGCGACGCGCTGGGTAGTGTCCTGGGGCTGGCCCGCGCCCTGCGGAGCCAGGGCCGGACGGTGCTCGCGCCGATGGTCGTGCCCCGCTACCTGCGCTTCCTGACCCAGCCGGGCGAACTGTGCGAGCCGCTGGACGAGTGGCCGCAGGGCGCGCTGGCCGTGGTGCTGGACGTGGACAACAACGACCCCGCGCGGGTGGCCGGCGCCGACCTGACCACCTTCCGCGGCCCGGTCGTGAACATCGACCACCACGGCACCAACCGCCGCCAGGCCGCCGCCGGCGTGGTCGATCCGGCCACCCCGGCGACCGCCATGATCGTCTCGGACGTGATCGACGCCATGGGCCTCCCCTGGACGGAGGCCGTGGCCACGCCCCTGATGCTGGGTCTGAATACCGATACCGGCAGCTTCCGCTTCAGCTCCGTGACCCCGCAGGCCTTCGAGTGCGCGGCCCACCTGCTGCGCCAGGGCGCGCGGCTGGCCTGGCTCAACGAGCACCTGGGCCGACACCCGCGCACCTACTACGGCCTGCTGCGCGAGGTGCTGGGCACGCTGGAGTTCCTGCACGGCGGCCGGGTGGTGCTGGCCCGGGTCGACGACGCCATGCTCACTCGAACCGGCGCGAGCTGGGAGGACGTGGAATCCTATGTGGGCCTGCTGCGAAGCGCCGAGGGTGCCGAGCTGGCCGTGATGGTCAAGGACTTCGGCGAGCAGGTCAAGCTGTCGATCCGCTCGCTGGGGGGGGTCAGCGCCCAGAACGTGGCCGTCGCGCTGGGGGGCGGCGGGCACGTGTCGGCCGCCGGGGCCAGCGTGGCGGGCAGCTACGCCAGCGTCCGGCAGCGCCTCGACGCCGCGCTGGCCGCCGAGCTGCGGCAGGCCGACGCCTCCGCCGTCTGA